A genome region from Tachyglossus aculeatus isolate mTacAcu1 chromosome 1, mTacAcu1.pri, whole genome shotgun sequence includes the following:
- the BAG5 gene encoding BAG family molecular chaperone regulator 5, whose protein sequence is MEMGNQHPSLSRLQEIQKEVKGIEPQVVGFSGLANDKNYKKLERVLTKQLFEIDSVDTEGKGDVQQARKRAAQETERLLKELEQNANHPRRLEIETIFKEAQALVKEEIAPLHSGGNSITDEFEEGIQDVILRLTHVKTGGKISLRKARYHTLTRVCAVQEILEACMKQQPSLPLSDGAHPSVAKINSVMSEVNRARGTLIALLMGVNHGETCRHLSCVLSGLTADLDALDVCGRPEIRNYRKEVVEEINKLLKYLDLEEEADTTYAFDLGRNQSILRIEAVRKRTRAVRNELVRAQNPADPSPGSKSELQGLIGQLDEVSAGKNPCIREARRRAVVEVQTLITYVDLKEALAERQAFAGEEHPSLRAIWTVLGSLAAIQGEVLSFDGNRTDKNYIRLEELLTKQLLALDAVDPQGEERCKAARKQAVKLAQNILSYLDMKTDEWEY, encoded by the coding sequence ATGGAGATGGGTAACCAACACCCTTCCCTCAGCAGGCTGCAGGAAATCCAGAAGGAGGTCAAGGGCATCGAACCGCAGGTGGTGGGCTTCAGCGGCCTGGCCAACGACAAGAACTACAAGAAGCTGGAGAGGGTCCTGACCAAGCAGCTCTTCGAGATCGACTCGGTCGACACGGAGGGCAAAGGGGACGTCCAGCAGGCGAGGAAGCGGGCGGCCCAGGAAACCGAGCGTCTCCTGAAGGAGCTGGAGCAGAACGCCAACCACCCGCGCCGGCTGGAGATCGAGACGATCTTCAAGGAGGCCCAGGCCCTGGTGAAGGAGGAGATCGCCCCGCTCCACAGCGGAGGCAACAGCATAACGGACGAGTTCGAAGAGGGCATCCAGGACGTCATCCTGAGGCTCACGCACGTGAAGACCGGGGGGAAGATCTCCCTGCGGAAGGCCAGGTACCACACGCTGACCCGGGTGTGCGCCGTGCAAGAGATCCTGGAGGCCTGCATGAAGCAGCAGCCGTCGCTGCCGCTCTCCGACGGGGCCCACCCTTCCGTCGCCAAGATCAACTCGGTCATGTCCGAAGTGAACAGGGCCCGCGGGACCCTGATCGCCCTGCTCATGGGCGTGAACCACGGCGAGACCTGCCGGCACCTGTCCTGCGTCCTCTCGGGCCTCACCGCCGACCTGGACGCCCTGGACGTCTGCGGGCGGCCGGAGATCCGGAACTACCGGAAGGAAGTGGTGGAAGAAATCAACAAGCTGCTCAAGTACCTGGACCTGGAGGAGGAAGCGGACACCACGTACGCCTTCGACCTGGGCCGGAACCAGTCCATCCTGAGGATCGAGGCGGTGCGCAAGAGGACGAGGGCCGTGAGGAACGAGCTGGTCCGGGCCCAGAACCCCGCGGACCCCTCCCCGGGCTCCAAGTCGGAGCTGCAGGGCCTGATCGGCCAGCTGGACGAAGTGAGCGCCGGCAAGAACCCCTGCATCCGCGAGGCGCGGAGGAGAGCCGTGGTGGAGGTGCAGACCCTCATCACCTACGTCGACCTGAAGGAGGCCCTGGCCGAGCGGCAGGCCTTCGCCGGCGAAGAGCACCCGTCCCTCCGCGCCATCTGGACCGTCCTCGGGAGCCTGGCCGCCATCCAGGGCGAGGTCCTCTCCTTCGACGGCAACCGCACGGACAAGAACTACATCCGCCTGGAGGAGCTCCTCACCAAACAGCTCCTCGCCCTCGACGCGGTGGACCCGCAGGGAGAAGAGCGGTGCAAGGCGGCCAGGAAACAGGCGGTCAAGCTGGCCCAGAACATCCTCAGCTATCTCGACATGAAGACCGACGAGTGGGAATACTGA